In a single window of the Actinomycetota bacterium genome:
- a CDS encoding sigma-70 family RNA polymerase sigma factor, producing MTTREGLMAFYDVAFADVYRSAARLTNGDRQAAEDLVQDAFVRLTRSARAGQVSTVGVGWLITTVRRLHIDRLRSADREQRRLRLVAASADEQPAKESAASVLDGLSDRERAALVLRYVEDLPVGEVADLMGSSVRATESLLQRAKRKARASRRIS from the coding sequence GTGACGACCCGTGAGGGGTTGATGGCGTTCTACGACGTCGCGTTCGCCGACGTGTATCGAAGTGCGGCGCGGCTGACGAACGGTGATCGCCAGGCAGCCGAGGACCTCGTGCAAGACGCCTTCGTACGACTGACACGCTCCGCGCGAGCAGGTCAGGTGAGCACCGTGGGTGTGGGCTGGTTGATCACGACGGTGCGGCGGCTGCATATCGACCGGCTCCGCTCCGCCGATCGCGAGCAGCGCCGCTTGCGGCTGGTGGCAGCCTCGGCCGACGAACAGCCGGCGAAGGAAAGCGCAGCGAGTGTGCTCGACGGCCTGAGCGATCGCGAGCGGGCTGCGCTGGTGTTGCGCTACGTCGAGGATCTTCCCGTAGGCGAGGTCGCCGACTTGATGGGCTCGTCGGTACGGGCCACCGAGTCGCTGCTGCAGCGGGCCAAGCGAAAAGCACGAGCATCGAGGAGGATCTCATGA
- a CDS encoding GNAT family N-acetyltransferase, translated as MGVSENPDSAVVFDGRAGEPEPGGARSPVSLSDDAVVLRHWSSSDAVFMAEAWRDPAIERYNGPAPASLLDAITVIERIEQSWRTFEVEGDPTGAAFAIVDADLGQPVGMCGVDQWSSTHVAQFGYWLAPGARGRGLATCAATLMTGWLFELGAARVFLTIESENAASAAVALRAGFTCEGTLRAHGVWNGQRKDVDVYAVLPHEWPLGGNR; from the coding sequence ATGGGCGTGTCGGAGAATCCGGATTCTGCGGTCGTCTTCGACGGACGAGCTGGCGAGCCGGAGCCCGGCGGTGCGAGATCGCCGGTCAGCTTGTCCGACGATGCGGTCGTGCTAAGACACTGGAGCTCCTCCGACGCAGTCTTCATGGCCGAAGCGTGGAGGGACCCGGCAATCGAGCGCTACAACGGCCCAGCGCCCGCCTCGCTCCTTGACGCGATCACAGTCATCGAACGCATTGAGCAGAGCTGGCGTACATTCGAGGTGGAGGGTGATCCGACGGGCGCCGCCTTCGCGATCGTTGATGCGGACTTGGGGCAGCCGGTCGGCATGTGTGGCGTCGACCAATGGTCGAGCACACACGTAGCTCAGTTCGGCTACTGGCTGGCGCCAGGTGCGAGAGGAAGAGGGCTTGCGACTTGCGCCGCAACACTGATGACGGGTTGGTTGTTCGAGCTCGGAGCTGCTCGCGTCTTCCTCACGATCGAGTCCGAGAACGCGGCTTCGGCCGCGGTCGCGCTCCGCGCCGGGTTCACCTGTGAGGGGACGCTTCGCGCCCACGGCGTGTGGAACGGGCAGCGCAAGGATGTGGACGTTTACGCTGTGCTTCCCCACGAGTGGCCGTTGGGAGGCAATCGCTGA